From a region of the Arachis ipaensis cultivar K30076 chromosome B09, Araip1.1, whole genome shotgun sequence genome:
- the LOC107614964 gene encoding probable WRKY transcription factor 12, with translation MEGVVGERGSNRSSSSNDPIIIPNNNNYDLQISFTNTMGFVHFEDHNQVLSFLTPSLAAPPTLSHHSLEDVRGGSNSATNTIIAAATTSTATATTTVGFGHDELVPRATWKNDDQVRSMDPKGMNNKNDENCTGNSSDGNNSSWWRNGGSEKGKVKVRRKLREPRFCFQTRSDVDVLDDGYKWRKYGQKVVKNSLHPRSYYRCTHNNCRVKKRVERLSEDCRMVITTYEGRHNHSPCDDSNSSEHECFT, from the exons ATGGAAGGAGTAGTAGGAGAGAGAGGAAGTAATAGAAGTAGTAGTAGTAATGATCCCATTATTAttccaaataataataattatgatcTCCAAATCTCATTCACAAACACAATGGGTTTTGTTCATTTTGAAGATCACAACCAAGTTCTTAGCTTCTTGACACCTTCTCTTGCCGCTCCTCCAACTCTTTCTCATCACTCTCTAGAAGATGTTCGCGGCGGCAGTAATAGTGCTACTAATACAATTATTGCCGCCGCTACAACTTCTACAGCCACAGCCACAACCACAGTCGGGTTCGGCCATGACGAGCTTGTTCCAAGAGCTACTTGGAAAAACGATGACCAG GTTAGAAGCATGGATCCGAAGGGTATGAATAATAAGAATGATGAAAATTGCACTGGAAATAGTAGTGATGGAAACAACTCATCATG GTGGAGGAATGGAGGGTCAGAAAAGGGGAAGGTGAAAGTGAGGAGGAAGTTGAGAGAACCAAGGTTTTGTTTCCAAACAAGAAGTGATGTTGATGTTCTTGATGATGGTTACAAATGGAGAAAGTATGGCCAGAAAGTTGTCAAGAATAGCCTTCATCCAAG AAGCTACTACCGTTGCACACATAACAATTGTAGGGTGAAGAAAAGAGTTGAAAGGCTTTCTGAAGATTGTAGAATGGTTATTACAACCTATGAAGGTAGACACAATCACTCTCCATGTGATGATTCTAATTCTTCTGAACATGAATGTTTCACC